GCGGCGACCTCGGTCAACCTGAGCGATTGGGAGACCCTGCAAGGCTCACCACTGTATTCGCGCATCGGTGGGCTGCGCTCGCCGGCACGCCGGACACTCGGCTCGGACATCGCCGGATGGGTCGAGGCGGTGGGCCCGGCCGTCACCCGGTTGCGACCCGGTGACGAGGTGTACGGCGACAACCTCATGCTCAAGGGCGGTTTCGCCGAGTACGCGATCACTCCCGAGTCGGTTCTGGCCCGCAAGCCCGCCGCCCTTACCTTCGCCGAGGCCTCGGCGATCCCGCAGGCGGGCGTAATCGCGTGGCAGGGGACCAAAGGCGCCGCAGCCGGGAAACGGGTCCTGATCAACGGTGCCGGCGGAGGATCGGGCTCATTCGCGATTCAGCTCGCCAAGCGACTCGGCGCCCAGGTGACCGGCGTCGACAACGCCGGCAAGCTCGACTTCATGCGGTCGGTCGGCGCGGACAAGGTGATCGACTACCGCAGCCAGGACTTCACCCGCAGCGGCCCGTACGACCTCATCCTCGATCTGGTCGCGCACCGGTCGGTGTTCGCCTACCGCCGGGCACTGGCCCCCGGCGGCCGTTACCGGTGCGTCGGCGGATCGGTCTCGGCGCTGCTGCGCATACTGACGATCGGCGCGGCGGCCGGCCGACTCACACACCGCCGGCTGGGCGTGCTCGCCGTCAAGGAAGGGCCGACCCACTTCGAACCGGTGGCCGACCTCTGCGCCACGGGCAACCTCGCCATCCACATCGACCGAGCCTTCACCCTCGACGAGGTGCCCGAGGCGTTGGCCCACGTCGGAGAGGGACGCGCCCTCGGAAAGGTCATCGTGACCGTCAACTGACCAGCGACTGCGCACATCTGCCGCCGACCGCGCCCCACGCAGCGTCACAGCCCGTTGAGCAGGTCAACGTCCGGGCATGCCGATGGGCGCGCCGGGAGTGACACGGTACGACGGCGTGGGGCTGAACGTGTCCGCACGGCCGAGCCACAGGGTTCGAAGGACGCCGGCTCACGACATCGGTTGACCGCTTGATCTTCGGACGCCCCGTTCGGCGTGCGGGGAAGGGGGGTCAGCTGATTAGTTGGCGGATCACCAGGATCGCGATGAACACGACGATGAACGCCAAGTCGATCGAGACCGTGCCCAACCGCAACGGGGGCAGGAACCGCCGAACTGGAGCGAGGATCGGCTCGGTGACCGCTCGCGCTCCGGCGGACAGCCGCGACCGGATCGACCCGGGCGCCGAGGGACCGGCGAGCGCCACGCTCCAGTCGAGCACCACGCGGGCAACCAGCAGCAGCTGCATCAGCAGCAAAATCAGGCTCACGATGCCGAGCACAGGACCCATGAGATACCTCCAGAACCAGTTTGACCCAGCTCAACTGTGCGTCACCTTGTTGTGAATCCGCTGAGCGACAAGCTGTTACTCATGGCTGAACGCGCCGTACGGCGGGGCTGCCCTTCTACCTCGCCGGCCGCGTACTCGCGACAGCGGGCACGCACGTCCTCCGCGTCCAGGACATAGGTCGGCGTGCCGAACTCCTCGGCGATGTCCGTCAGCGCAACGCCACCCACGCGGATCCCGCCGGACTCGCATCTGGTGGTCGCCGGCCACAGATGCACGGGCAGACGCGGTGGCAGCGACGCCCGTGACGGCGGGATCGCGTCCAGCAGGGTCATGATTCCTCTCCCGCCTGGGGTCATCCGGCTGCCGCAGCAGCAGATGGATA
The nucleotide sequence above comes from Micromonospora sp. NBC_00389. Encoded proteins:
- a CDS encoding NAD(P)-dependent alcohol dehydrogenase, producing MRAIVYDRYGPPDVLRIENVPKPSPTARQVLVKIAATSVNLSDWETLQGSPLYSRIGGLRSPARRTLGSDIAGWVEAVGPAVTRLRPGDEVYGDNLMLKGGFAEYAITPESVLARKPAALTFAEASAIPQAGVIAWQGTKGAAAGKRVLINGAGGGSGSFAIQLAKRLGAQVTGVDNAGKLDFMRSVGADKVIDYRSQDFTRSGPYDLILDLVAHRSVFAYRRALAPGGRYRCVGGSVSALLRILTIGAAAGRLTHRRLGVLAVKEGPTHFEPVADLCATGNLAIHIDRAFTLDEVPEALAHVGEGRALGKVIVTVN
- a CDS encoding YggT family protein — its product is MGPVLGIVSLILLLMQLLLVARVVLDWSVALAGPSAPGSIRSRLSAGARAVTEPILAPVRRFLPPLRLGTVSIDLAFIVVFIAILVIRQLIS